In a genomic window of Bemisia tabaci chromosome 1, PGI_BMITA_v3:
- the LOC109043058 gene encoding uncharacterized protein, protein MLLHVLVLLASAWSALGSDCSWQGIPWCGLIGSCGKDHYMRTGFNHGSCILQVTRYCCPKSDGDDVQDVILCEHDQFNGDCIVTSLTGNKKCLNVEKSDWASSVNTLGKCVRLYEHENCEGKSKAYYPGSFGHDNLWEMNDLVTSVGYCYDHDQAKEGCDRAKRQIGGGGCQWAADVLTVGFLPWLRRIQNPNPDSAARWWQIGHNDRVESMEAVIERRHLGRGTDTNPATRDFAQQMGRSNDDAGHILASRLGGLGNDTANIFPQSRNINRGVWAQAEADVANAVQNRGRVRYTVNLEYDGHYETRPFKIVYRVVDDTTGEVLFLNDLVNP, encoded by the exons ATGCTCCTGCACGTTCTAGTTCTCTTAGCGTCCGCTTGGAGCGCTCTAGGCTCCGATTGCTCCTGGCAGGGCATCCCATGGTGCGGACTCATTGGCTCCTGCGGCAAGGACCACTACATGCGAACAGGATTCAACCACGGGAGCTGCATCCTCCAGGTCACCAGATACTGTTGCCCGAAGAGCGACGGCGACGACGTCCAGGACGTGATCCTCTGCGAGCACGACCAGTTCAACGGCGACTGCATCGTGACGTCGCTGACGGGCAACAAGAAGTGCCTCAATGTCGAGAAGAGCGATTGGGCGTCATCGGTGAACACGCTCGGCAAGTGCGTCCGACTCTACGAGCACGAAAACTGCGAAGGGAAGTCTAAGGCGTATTATCCGGGGAGCTTCGGACACGACAACCTGTGGGAGATGAACGATTTGGTGACGTCAGTCGGGTACTGCTACGACCACGACCAGGCCAAGGAGGGCTGCGATCGAGCCAAGCGGCAGATAG GTGGAGGCGGATGCCAATGGGCGGCGGACGTGCTGACGGTGGGCTTCCTGCCGTGGCTGCGGCGGATCCAGAACCCGAACCCGGACTCAGCGGCGCGGTGGTGGCAGATCGGGCACAACGACCGGGTGGAGTCGATGGAGGCGGTGATCGAGCGGCGGCACCTGGGCAGGGGCACGGACACGAACCCGGCGACGCGGGACTTCGCCCAGCAGATGGGCCGCTCCAACGACGACGCCGGGCACATCCTCGCCTCCCGCCTCGGCGGACTCGGCAACGACACGGCCAACATCTTCCCGCAGAGCCGCAACATCAACCGCGGGGTCTGGGCCCAGGCCGAGGCCGACGTCGCCAACGCCGTCCAAAACCGCGGCAGGGTCAGGTACACCGTCAACCTCGAGTACGACGGCCACTACGAGACCAGGCCCTTCAAGATTGTCTACAGGGTCGTCGATGATACCACCGGGGAGGTCCTCTTCCTCAACGACTTGGTCAATCCCTAG